A stretch of Gossypium hirsutum isolate 1008001.06 chromosome A06, Gossypium_hirsutum_v2.1, whole genome shotgun sequence DNA encodes these proteins:
- the LOC107961973 gene encoding tryptophan synthase beta chain 1 isoform X2, whose product MAAFNLNTPFFNHRKVLSSIKIGTAPVVALPMLPQTLPDSTAFTINNTLSTRKPVDKKDIVNNTGGKFGKFGGKYVPETLITSLARLEAEFNLVLHDSEFQEELTTALRDYVGRETPLYFAQRLTNHYKNSEGEGPEIYLKREDLNHGGAHKINNAIAQAMIAKRMGRKSIVAATGAGQHGVATAAACAKLSLDCTIFMGATDMEKQASNVLLMKHLGAEVEAVDGTFKDASSEAIRAWVGNLETRYYLAGTAVGPHPCPSMVREFQSIIGKETRKQGMEKWGGRPDILVACIGSGSNALGLFHEFIKDEDVRLIGVEAAGFGLDSGKHAATLTRGDVGVYHGAMSYLLQDEEGQILGPHSIGARVSRGWTGGELFKRNRSGRVSYCNRRRSCCSISTAMPLGRHFSSVGGLSRIGFPGETMSYSTQWHQGCGEYQRSWR is encoded by the exons atggcTGCTTTCAATCTCAATACTCCTTTCTTTAACCACCGAAAAGTTTTGAGTTCCATTAAAATCGGCACTGCTCCCGTTGTTGCCCTGCCAATGCTCCCTCAAACACTGCCTGATTCCACCGCTTTCACCATAAACAATACTCTGTCAACACGTAAACCCGTTGATAAGAAAGATATTGTTAATAATACTGGAGGGAAATTTGGCAAGTTTGGGGGAAAGTATGTGCCTGAGACACTCATTACTTCTTTAGCCAGACTTGAAGCGGAGTTCAACTTGGTTTTGCATGATTCCGAGTTTCAG GAGGAGCTCACAACAGCATTAAGGGACTACGTCGGGAGAGAGACACCTTTATACTTTGCTCAGCGGTTGACAAATCACTACAAGAACAGTGAAGGAGAAGGACCAGAGATTTATCTAAAGAGAGAGGATCTCAACCATGGGGGTGCTCACAAAATAAACAACGCCATAGCGCAGGCAATGATTGCCAAGCGGATGGGCCGGAAAAGCATAGTGGCTGCCACAGGAGCTGGGCAGCATGGAGTTGCAACAGCAGCGGCATGTGCAAAACTTTCTTTGGACTGCACTATCTTCATGGGAGCCACAGATATGGAAAAACAGGCTTCTAATGTCTTATTGATGAAGCATCTTGGAGCTGAGGTAGAAGCTGTTGATGGAACATTCAAAGATGCGAGCTCGGAAGCCATAAGGGCGTGGGTGGGGAACTTGGAAACAAGATATTATCTAGCCGGAACGGCAGTAGGGCCTCACCCATGTCCCAGCATGGTACGTGAATTTCAATCTATCATTGGAAAGGAAACCAGAAAACAGGGGATGGAGAAATGGGGTGGAAGACCAGATATACTGGTGGCTTGCATAGGGAGTGGATCCAATGCTTTAGGTTTGTTCCATGAATTCATAAAGGATGAAGACGTGAGGTTGATTGGGGTGGAGGCTGCTGGGTTTGGGCTAGACAGTGGCAAACATGCCGCCACTCTAACCAGAGGAGATGTTGGTGTGTATCATGGAGCAATGAGTTATCTGTTGCAAGATGAGGAAGGACAAATTTTGGGTCCACATTCTATTGGT GCTAGAGTATCCCGGGGTTGGACCGGAGGTGAGCTTTTTAAAAGAAACAGGTCGGGCAGAGTTTCATACTGCAACCGACGAAGAAGCTGTTGCAGCATATCTACGGCTATGCCACTTGGAAGGCATTTTTCCAGCGTTGGAGGCCTCTCACGCATTGGCTTTCCTGGAGAAACTATGTCCTACTCTACCCAATGGCACCAAGGTTGTGGTGAATATCAGCGGTCATGGAGATAA
- the LOC107961973 gene encoding tryptophan synthase beta chain 1 isoform X1, translated as MAAFNLNTPFFNHRKVLSSIKIGTAPVVALPMLPQTLPDSTAFTINNTLSTRKPVDKKDIVNNTGGKFGKFGGKYVPETLITSLARLEAEFNLVLHDSEFQEELTTALRDYVGRETPLYFAQRLTNHYKNSEGEGPEIYLKREDLNHGGAHKINNAIAQAMIAKRMGRKSIVAATGAGQHGVATAAACAKLSLDCTIFMGATDMEKQASNVLLMKHLGAEVEAVDGTFKDASSEAIRAWVGNLETRYYLAGTAVGPHPCPSMVREFQSIIGKETRKQGMEKWGGRPDILVACIGSGSNALGLFHEFIKDEDVRLIGVEAAGFGLDSGKHAATLTRGDVGVYHGAMSYLLQDEEGQILGPHSIGVGLEYPGVGPEVSFLKETGRAEFHTATDEEAVAAYLRLCHLEGIFPALEASHALAFLEKLCPTLPNGTKVVVNISGHGDKDAAIVFQYQLDRLSD; from the exons atggcTGCTTTCAATCTCAATACTCCTTTCTTTAACCACCGAAAAGTTTTGAGTTCCATTAAAATCGGCACTGCTCCCGTTGTTGCCCTGCCAATGCTCCCTCAAACACTGCCTGATTCCACCGCTTTCACCATAAACAATACTCTGTCAACACGTAAACCCGTTGATAAGAAAGATATTGTTAATAATACTGGAGGGAAATTTGGCAAGTTTGGGGGAAAGTATGTGCCTGAGACACTCATTACTTCTTTAGCCAGACTTGAAGCGGAGTTCAACTTGGTTTTGCATGATTCCGAGTTTCAG GAGGAGCTCACAACAGCATTAAGGGACTACGTCGGGAGAGAGACACCTTTATACTTTGCTCAGCGGTTGACAAATCACTACAAGAACAGTGAAGGAGAAGGACCAGAGATTTATCTAAAGAGAGAGGATCTCAACCATGGGGGTGCTCACAAAATAAACAACGCCATAGCGCAGGCAATGATTGCCAAGCGGATGGGCCGGAAAAGCATAGTGGCTGCCACAGGAGCTGGGCAGCATGGAGTTGCAACAGCAGCGGCATGTGCAAAACTTTCTTTGGACTGCACTATCTTCATGGGAGCCACAGATATGGAAAAACAGGCTTCTAATGTCTTATTGATGAAGCATCTTGGAGCTGAGGTAGAAGCTGTTGATGGAACATTCAAAGATGCGAGCTCGGAAGCCATAAGGGCGTGGGTGGGGAACTTGGAAACAAGATATTATCTAGCCGGAACGGCAGTAGGGCCTCACCCATGTCCCAGCATGGTACGTGAATTTCAATCTATCATTGGAAAGGAAACCAGAAAACAGGGGATGGAGAAATGGGGTGGAAGACCAGATATACTGGTGGCTTGCATAGGGAGTGGATCCAATGCTTTAGGTTTGTTCCATGAATTCATAAAGGATGAAGACGTGAGGTTGATTGGGGTGGAGGCTGCTGGGTTTGGGCTAGACAGTGGCAAACATGCCGCCACTCTAACCAGAGGAGATGTTGGTGTGTATCATGGAGCAATGAGTTATCTGTTGCAAGATGAGGAAGGACAAATTTTGGGTCCACATTCTATTGGTGTAGG GCTAGAGTATCCCGGGGTTGGACCGGAGGTGAGCTTTTTAAAAGAAACAGGTCGGGCAGAGTTTCATACTGCAACCGACGAAGAAGCTGTTGCAGCATATCTACGGCTATGCCACTTGGAAGGCATTTTTCCAGCGTTGGAGGCCTCTCACGCATTGGCTTTCCTGGAGAAACTATGTCCTACTCTACCCAATGGCACCAAGGTTGTGGTGAATATCAGCGGTCATGGAGATAAAGATGCTGCCATTGTATTCCAATACCAACTAGATCGATTGAGTGACTGA